Proteins from a genomic interval of Quercus robur chromosome 9, dhQueRobu3.1, whole genome shotgun sequence:
- the LOC126700183 gene encoding disease resistance protein RPM1-like codes for MDSAIVQHLIDNILSAVATEASLLTGVRDAIEDVQHELTRMRSFLIDADKRGASSAGEETSLTQVKNTAYDVEDVIDMFMYHINSHHIGGRFAWFLHRTIYIPETLCVRHKIASKLQKINNTIKTISELNQKYHGEHIERSSSEDSLKWVVRHAESSLFVEEDELVGVKDKRKQLKTWLKDREQQTVISILGMGGSGKTTLVASTYNSDAVKTHFDCYAWITVSQTYDVEDLLRSMIKEFYESRKETNPSDLSSMNYRLLVEMLVSYLEKKSYLLVLDDVWDTNVLDELKVSLRERYPGSKIKNKFWSKSRSKIILTTRKDDVAGHPFIGIPYVHHIQLLEPEEAWELFCKKAFLSSPNRSCPPELESFSKKLVGKCQGLPLAIVALGSLMYSKNTSQWNQIHSSLNWDLSKTPELEAVKSILLPSFNDLPYQLKHCFLYCSILPEDHEIRRKRLIKLWMAEGFVEKVEGSTLEEVADSYLVKLTFRNMLQVVKRNEFGRPQRCKMHDLL; via the coding sequence ATGGACTCGGCTATAGTACAACACTTGATTGACAATATCCTTTCAGCTGTTGCAACAGAAGCGTCGCTGTTAACGGGGGTTCGAGATGCAATTGAAGATGTCCAGCATGAGTTGACGAGAATGCGATCTTTTTTAATAGATGCAGATAAAAGGGGAGCAAGCAGTGCCGGAGAGGAAACTTCGCTGACACAAGTGAAGAACACAGCATATGATGTTGAAGATGTTATTGATATGTTCATGTATCACATCAATAGCCACCACATTGGGGGTCGATTTGCTTGGTTCCTTCACCGCACAATTTATATTCCAGAGACTCTTTGCGTGAGGCATAAAATAGCCAGCAAGTTACAGAAAATCAATAATACAATCAAGACCATTTCAGAGTTAAATCAGAAATATCATGGTGAGCACATAGAGCGGAGCAGTTCAGAAGATAGTCTCAAATGGGTTGTGCGGCATGCTGAATCATCTTTGtttgttgaagaagatgaacttGTAGGGGtcaaagataaaagaaaacaattaaagACGTGGTTGAAGGATAGAGAACAACAGACTGTCATTTCAATCCTCGGGATGGGAGGATCTGGCAAGACCACCCTAGTTGCCAGCACCTACAACAGTGACGCTGTAAAGACACATTTTGATTGCTATGCATGGATCACTGTCTCCCAAACATATGATGTAGAAGACTTACTGAGGAGCATGATTAAGGAATTCTATGAGTCAAGGAAGGAAACAAATCCatcagacttgagttccatgaaCTACAGACTGTTAGTAGAAATGCTGGTGAGCTACTTAGAGAAGAAGTCGTATCTTCTTGTCCTAGATGATGTTTGGGACACAAATGTCTTGGACGAACTAAAAGTATCACTTCGAGAGAGATATCCTGGGAGCAAAATCAAGAACAAATTCTGGAGCAAATCCAGGAGCAAAATCATCCTTACAACTCGTAAAGATGATGTAGCTGGCCATCCTTTTATTGGTATACCTTATGTTCATCATATTCAATTGCTAGAACCGGAAGAGGCGTGGGAACTCTTTTGCAAGAAAGCATTCTTAAGCAGTCCAAACAGAAGCTGTCCGCCAGAACTtgaatctttttctaaaaaacttGTGGGAAAATGCCAAGGCCTACCTCTTGCTATAGTGGCTTTGGGCAGTCTTATGTACTCCAAGAATACGTCTCAATGGAATCAAATTCATAGTAGCTTGAATTGGGATCTAAGTAAAACTCCTGAGCTAGAAGCAGTGAAGAGCATTTTGTTGCCTAGTTTCAACGATTTACCATATCAATTGAAGCATTGTTTCTTATATTGCTCTATTTTACCTGAAGATCATGAGATTCGAAGAAAAAGGCTCATTAAGCTATGGATGGCAGAAGGATTTGTGGAAAAAGTTGAAGGGTCCACTCTAGAAGAAGTAGCAGATAGCTATCTAGTAAAACTCACTTTCAGGAACATGCTTCAAGTTGTAAAGAGGAATGAATTTGGAAGGCCACAGAGATGTAAAATGCATGATCTTTTGTGA
- the LOC126700184 gene encoding disease resistance protein RPM1-like: MSKIRSFLVFNKTLKTLPLGSKMLRVLDLEDAPIDGLPDEVFQLFNLRYLNLRGTLLKKLPNSIGKLLNLETLDIGDTQIKTLPRGIGKLQKLRHLIMYYRYIENSNDFKCFTGMQVPSNITQLKNLQTMGTIEADDDLIRKIRSMTQLTTFGISKVKAANETDLCISIQNMTCLRSLGIMVTNEEETLGMDALSSPPPNLRKLILTGKLEKVPQWFCSLQSLTNLQLHWTRLEEDLLPYIAALPHLGLLLLINAYVGQQLCFSTGFLKLTRLEIRNLPPLNEIIIEKGVMPNLKSLEIDSCMELKTVPKGIEYLKNLRQLDLKSVSMELKNRIEREGRLDFPKVKHIPKVYIW, encoded by the coding sequence ATGTCAAAGATTCgctcttttcttgtttttaacaaGACGTTGAAAACATTGCCTTTAGGAAGTAAAATGTTAAGGGTTCTAGATTTGGAGGATGCCCCCATTGATGGATTGCCTGATGAAGTATTTCAATTATTCAACTTaagatatttgaatttaaggGGAACCTTACTTAAGAAGCTCCCAAATTCTATAGGAAAGCTCCTTAATCTTGAAACCTTGGACATTGGggacacacaaataaagacccTTCCTCGTGGAATAGGAAAGTTGCAAAAGTTGCGGCATCTAATTATGTACTATCGCTACATTGAAAACTCGAATGACTTTAAATGTTTTACAGGGATGCAAGTACCATCAAATATCACTCAGTTAAAGAATTTGCAAACTATGGGTACTATTGAAGCAGATGAtgacttgataagaaaaattcgAAGCATGACCCAATTGACCACATTCGGTATTTCAAAAGTGAAAGCAGCAAATGAGACGGATTTATGTATCTCAATTCAAAACATGACATGTCTTAGGAGCTTGGGTATCATGGTAACTAATGAGGAGGAAACTCTCGGAATGGATGCACTCTCATCTCCTCCTCCCAACCTTCGAAAGCTTATTTTGACTGGAAAACTGGAGAAGGTGCCACAATGGTTTTGTTCACTTCAAAGCCTCACAAATTTGCAATTGCATTGGACAAGACTAGAAGAAGATCTACTCCCTTACATCGCTGCTTTGCCCCATCTGGGACTTCTTTTACTTATTAATGCCTATGTTGGACAACAGCTATGTTTCAGTACAGGCTTTCTTAAGCTTACAAGATTGGAGATTCGTAATTTGCCTCCACTGAATgagataataatagaaaaagggGTGATGCCAAATCTAAAATCCCTAGAAATTGATAGCTGCATGGAGTTAAAGACAGTGCCCAAGGGCATTGAATACCTTAAAAATCTTCGACAACTGGATTTGAAATCTGTCTCAATGGAACTTAAAAATCGCATTGAGAGAGAAGGAAGATTAGATTTTCCAAAGGTGAAGCACATCCCAAAGGTGTACATCTGGTAG
- the LOC126700181 gene encoding disease resistance protein RPM1-like, producing the protein MDQAVVELLIDNIISILSNEASLLWGARDAIEDIKDELISMRSFVVDADRKGVGSEGEKTWVPNVRDMAFDVEDIIDKFIYHMNHRRIEGRSSRILHHTIYFPRNLWVRHQTATKIQKINGEIKGIRERNQRYDINHIEGTSSKDNREWLVQRAELSLFLKEDKLVGIEKKRQVLMRWLMDGVDQTVISIVGMGGSGKTTLVANTYNNGDVKKHFKCCAWITISQAYVLEDLLRSMVKRFCKSMNEMDPTNLTSKNYRELVEMLVGYLKEKRYLLFLDDVWDTSILNQIKLSILDNCHMGRIILTTRKENVASFNFEVTKHVYRIQPLEEDEAWDLFCKKAFPSSSNRCYSPDLVSFAQELVRRCAGLPLAIAALGSLVYSKNESQWTYIYKSLNWSPDNNPELEVVKTILLLSFNDLPHQLKHCFLYCSLLPEDYEIRRKRLIKLWMAEGFVEQVKGSTPEEVAESYLVELIFRSMLQVVNRNEFGRPKACKMHDVMRDVALPISEKTDFWCHT; encoded by the coding sequence ATGGATCAGGCTGTAGTGGAACTCTTGATTGACAATATCATTTCAATCCTTTCAAATGAAGCATCGTTGTTATGGGGGGCTCGTGATGCAATTGAAGATATCAAAGATGAGTTGATAAGCATGCGATCATTCGTAGTAGATGCTGATAGAAAGGGAGTAGGGAGTGAAGGAGAGAAGACTTGGGTGCCAAATGTGAGAGACATGGCATTTGATGTTGAAGACATTATTGATAAGTTCATTTATCACATGAATCACCGACGAATCGAGGGTCGATCTTCCAGGATCCTTCACCACACCATTTACTTTCCAAGAAATCTCTGGGTGAGGCATCAAACAGCCACCaagatacaaaaaattaatgggGAAATCAAAGGCATACGAGAGAGAAACCAAAGATATGATATTAATCATATAGAGGGAACTAGCTCTAAAGATAATCGAGAATGGTTGGTGCAGCGTGCTGaattatctctttttttaaaagaagacaAACTTGTAgggattgaaaagaaaaggcaagTGTTAATGAGATGGTTAATGGATGGAGTAGACCAAACTGTCATTTCGATAGTTGGAATGGGAGGTTCAGGCAAAACCACACTAGTTGCCAACACCTACAACAATGGTGATGTAAAGAAACATTTCAAATGTTGTGCGTGGATCACAATTTCTCAAGCATATGTATTAGAAGATTTATTGAGAAGCATGGTCAAGAGATTTTGCAAGTCAATGAATGAAATGGATCCTACAAACTTGACTTCCAAGAATTACAGAGAGTTAGTAGAAATGCTAGTGGGCTATTTAAAGGAGAAAAGGTATCTACTTTTCTTGGACGATGTGTGGGATACAAGTATCTTGAATCAAATAAAGTTGTCTATTCTTGATAATTGTCATATGGGCAGAATCATCCTTACAACTCGAAAAGAAAATGTAGCTAGCTTCAATTTTGAAGTTACTAAGCACGTCTACCGTATTCAACCATTGGAAGAGGATGAGGCGTGGGATCTTTTTTGCAAGAAAGCATTCCCGAGTAGTTCTAATAGATGCTATTCCCCTGACCTTGTTTCGTTTGCTCAAGAACTTGTGAGAAGATGTGCAGGCCTACCTCTTGCAATAGCGGCTTTGGGAAGTCTCGTGTACTCCAAGAATGAGTCTCAATGGACTTATATTTACAAAAGCTTGAATTGGAGTCCAGATAACAATCCTGAGCTAGAAGTGGTGAAAACCATCTTGTTGCTTAGTTTCAACGATTTGCCACATCAACTGAAGCATTGTTTCTTGTATTGCTCCCTTTTACCAGAAGATTATGAGATTAGAAGAAAGAGGCTCATTAAGCTATGGATGGCAGAAGGATTTGTAGAACAAGTTAAAGGGTCCACTCCAGAAGAAGTTGCAGAAAGCTATCTAGTAGAACTCATTTTTCGAAGCATGCTTCAAGTTGTAAACAGGAATGAATTTGGAAGGCCAAAAGCATGTAAAATGCATGACGTTATGCGTGATGTTGCTTTGCCAATATCagaaaaaacagatttttgGTGTCATACATGA